DNA sequence from the Calidithermus timidus DSM 17022 genome:
AGCATCTGGGTGCAGAAGGGGCCCGCCAGGATGCGGGAGAGGTCGAGGACTTTGAGGCCGGTGAGCGCGCCCACGGTCTAGCTGGCCAGCTCGAGGGCCACTTCTTCCCTCACGACCTTCAGCCGCTTGCCCAGGTGCTCCTCGAGGAAGCCGAGCGCGTCCTGAATCGCCTCTTCCGCAGTGCTGCCGTAACCCTGAAGCTCGGGGTACTCGAGAATTTTCGCCACGTACGGCTCGAACCCCCCTTCGTATTCGGGGTGGTATTCGACGTTAATCTGCACTTTCATCGTACCTCCAGTCGATCTATTGCACGTAGGAGCGCTTTCACGGGACGTTTGGCGGGATGTGGCTCGTGGACGCTTACCACGAACCCAGGCTCGTGCACAAAGCGCCTGCGGCTTCCCTTTCCAAATGAGCAGTGTAAACCCATACGCTTCAGCCAGTTCACGGAAGTCCTGCCAGTCGCACCGTGTGATCCGCCCCCCAACGCGCGCCCGGAGTTCGGCTCTGTCCATCGGCGGCTAGAATACCAGGTCATACCAGATTCGGTTAGTTCGTCACCATTCGGTGACGAACTAACCCGACCGAAGGGAGTGCTCTGGGATTCAAAAAGATAGCCTCTGGGTTTTGGTTTTGAAGAGTATCTTTTTGAATCCGGTATCATAACCGTAGAACTGCTCATCCCGCCATGTCAAAGCGTTCGTGGAGGGCCGATGTCTCTACTCGAGCGCACTGAGGCCGGTGATGTCGCGCCCCAGGATCAGGGTGTGGATATCGTGGGTGCCCTCGTAGGTGTCGACGGTCTCGAGGTTGAGCATGTGGCGGATGGCGTGGTACTCGAGGGTGATGCCGCTGCCGCCCAGGATTTCCCGCGCGGCCCGCGCCCCGTTGAGGGCGGCGCGCACGTTGTCGCGCTTGCCCAGGCTCACCTGCTGGGGGCGCAGCTTGCCCGTGTCCTTGAGCTGGGCTAAGCGCCAGGCCACCAGCAGGCCTTTGCTGTGATCGCTGAGCATGCGCACCAGCTTCTCCTGCACCAATTGGCGGCTGCCGATGGGCTTGCCAAAGGTGGTGCGGGTCTGGACGAAGCCGAGGGCTTCGGTGTAGACGGCCTCGAGCGCCCCCAGCGCCCCCCAGGCGATGCCGAAGCGAGCCTGGGTCAGGCAGGAGAGCGGTCCCTTGAGCCCCTGCACGCCGGGCAGCATGGCGCTGGCGGGGACGCGCACCTCCTCGAGCACCAGCTCGCTCGTCACCGAGGCCCGCAGCGAGGCCTTGTGCTTCACCTCGTTGGCCTTGAAGCCGGGGGTGTCGGTGGGCACGATGAAACCACGCACCACGCCGGCGTCGTCCTTGGCCCAGACGATGGCGAGGTGGGCCAGGTTGCCGTTGGTGATCCACATCTTGCTACCCGTGAGCACGTAATGCTCGCCGTCCTTGCGGGCGCGGGTCTTCATGTTGCCGTCGGGGTCGCTACCGCCACCCTCCTCGGTGAGACCGAAGCAGCCCACCAGCTCGCCCGTAGCCAGCCGGGGCAGGTATTCGCGCTTTTGCTCCTCGGAGCCGAAGGCGTAGATGGGATACATCACCAGCGAGCTCTGCACGCTGCAGAAGCTGCGCAGGCCGGAGTCGATGCGCTCGAGCTCGTAGGCGATGAGGCCGTAGGCCGCGCTCGAGACCCCCGCCCCGCCGTACTCGGTGGGGATGGTGGGGCCTAGGAAGCCCATCTCCCCGAAGCGCCGGATCAGGTGGGTGGGGAAAGTGCCCTCCTCCCACCACTGCCCGATGTGGGGCAGGGCCACGTCGTCGAGGAAGCGCCTGGAGGAGCGCTGGATCTCGCGCTCCTCGGGGGTGAATAGCTCGTAAAGGCCCAGGTAGTCGAGCATCTGGGTGCCGCTGGCAGTACCGACCATGCCCCGATTTTAGCCCTTTACCCAGGGACATAGGCCCAAGGTGGGCTCGAGGACGGTTTTCGCCAAGCTATTTCCGTGCCGGAATTTCCCGTTAGAATGCGCTATGCAGCGCCAAACGCTGATTCACCTTCTCGAGGTCGCGCGGGGCGATACCCCCGCCGACTTGGTCCTGAGCAACGCGCGGGTGCTCAACGTCTTCACCGGGGAGATCTACCCGGCCGCGGTGGCCATCGCCGGAGGGTTCATCGCCGGGGTGGGCGAGGGCTACGTGGGCCGCGAGGTCCACGACCTGGGGGGGCGCTTCCTGGTACCCGGCCTCATCGACGCCCACATCCACATCGAGTCCACGCTCTCGCTGCCTTATGAGCTCGCCCGGGTCATCGTGCCCCGGGGCACCACCACCCTGGTCGCCGATCCCCACGAGATCGCCAACGTGTGCGGCCTCGAGGGCATCCGCTTCATGCTCGAGGCCTCCGAGGGGCTCCCGCTGGACTGCTTGTTCATGCTGCCCTCCTGCGTGCCCGCCAGCCCGCTCTCCAGCAGCGGGGCAGTGCTCGAGGCGGCGGATTTGCTGAAGCTGTGGGGGACGCATCCCCGCCTCCTGGGCCTGGCCGAATTCATGAACGTGCCCGGTGTGGTGCTCGGCGACCCGCAGTGCCTCGATAAGCTGATGGCCTTCCAGGGGGAGCGCATCGACGGGCACGCGCCCGGCCTGGGCGGCAAGTGGCTCCAGGCCTACGCCGCCGCCGGGCCCGCCACCGACCACGAGTCCACCAGCGCCGAGGAGGCGTTGGAGAAGCTGCGGGCCGGGCTTCACGTGCTAGTGCGCGAGGGCACCGTGACCCGCGACCTCGAGGCCCTCCTGCCCCTCATCAACGAGAAGACCGCGCCCCGCATGGCCTTCTGCACCGACGACCGTCACCCCGAAGACCTGCTCGACGAGGGCCACCTCGACTTCGTGGTGCGGCGGGCCGTCAAGCTCGGGCTGGACCCGGTCACCGCCATCCAGATGGCGACGCTGGGCGCTGCCAACGCCCACCGCCTGCGCGACCGGGGGGCCATCGCGCCGGGACGGCGGGCCGATTTGGTGGTGACGAGTCGCCTGGAGGACTTCCGCGCCGAGCGGGTTTACTCGGCTGGGCGCTGGGTGGCCGAGCACGGCGAGCCGGTGGGCGAGTGGCTGCACCCGCAGGCCGACTTGCGTCAGGTGCGCAACACCGTGCGGGTCGATCTCAGCCGGGTCTCGCTGGACATCCCGGCTCAGGGGGGCTGGGTGCGGGCCATCGGGGTCATCCCGCGGAAGGTGGTGACCGAAGAACGCGTTCGCCCGGCCCGCATCGTGGGTGGGCTGGCCCAGGCCGACCCCGAGGGCGACCTGCTCAAGCTAGCGGTGGTCAACCGCTACGGCGGGCAGGGGGTGGGGCTGGGCTTCGTGCACGGGCTGGGTTTGCGGCGCGGGGCCATCGCCGGGACCGTGGGCCACGACAGCCACAACCTCACCTGCGCCGGGGCCGACGACGAATCCATGCGCACCGCGATGCGGGCCCTGGCCGAGGCGGGTGGGGGCTACGCGGTGGCGCTGGGTGAGGAAGTGCTGGCCCTCACCCCCCTGCCCGTCGCCGGGCTGATGAGCGACAGGCCCATGCCCGAGGTCCGCGCCCAGATAGAGCGCCTGCTGGCCGCCACCAAGCAGCTGGGCACCCCCCTGCACGACCCCATGATGCACGTGGCCTTCCTGCCGCTCGAGGTCATCCCCAAGCTCAAGCTCACCGACAAGGGGCTGGTGGACGTGGAGAAGTTCGGCTTCGTGAGTTTGTGGGCGGGTTAGGGGAACGCTGGGCGCGGGCAAGACACCTTGTTCCCTCCCTGGCAAGGGGGGCGGGAGGAGTCTGGTGTGAACCTGAAGGTCGCTACCCGCCCCTGGTGACGCTCCAAAGCTCGGCCACGGCCAGGCGGTAGGTCTGGATCCTGGCCTCCGCCAGCAGCCGCAGGTCAGGGTGGTAGCCTCCACCCCCAACGACGACCAGGGCCGCGCCGCTCTCTCGCACCTTCTGGTATACGCGCCGGTTTCGCTCGATCAGGCCGTCTAAGCTCAGCGCCAGGCGACCCAGGCGATCCCCGGCCAGCACGTCCACGCCGGAGTTGAAGAACACCAAGTCGGGGCGGAAGGCGAAGGCGCGCTCGAGGGCGGGCTCGAGCGCCGCCAGGTACTCCGCGTCGCCGGTGGCGTCCGGCAGGGCCACGTCGAGGTCGCTCCGCTCTTTGAGTTGGGGGTAGTTGTGCTGGGCGTGGAGCGAGAGGGTAAACACCGAGGGGTCGCTCTGGAAGAACACCGCCGTGCCGTTGCCCTGGTGCACGTCGAGGTCGACCACCAGCACCCGCCCGCCAAAGCCCTCGGCGCGGGCCTTGGCGATGGCCACCGCCACGTCGTTGAACAGGCTGTAGCCCTCGGCGTGGGCGGGGTAGGCGTGGTGGGTGCCACCGCCCAGGTTGAGCCCCAGGCCCCCCTGCAAAGCGTCCTCGAGCGCCGCCAGCGTGCCACCGGCCGAGTACAGGGCGCGCTGGAGCAGCTCGGGGCTAAAGTGGCGGCCCAGCCTGAGCGACTCGGCACGGGAGAGCCCCTCGCCAAAGACGTGGTGCAGATAGCCTTGGTCGTGGGCCAGGGCCAGCTCCTCCAGCCGCGCCGCAGGGGAGGGCCGGAGCTCGAGCACCTCCTCCAGCTCCTCGCGGATGACCTCCCAGAGCTGGGCGAACCCTGCCACGGGAGGCAGGCTGAGTGCAGCACTGTAGGCCCTGGCCTTCATTTCCAGTATGGCTGTACCGTCTCCAACAGCCGCCGCGCGATCTGGCGGTTGTGCTGTTCAATCTGGGGCTTGCGGGGGATTTCGGGGTAGCAGCGCTCGGGGTCGTACAGGGTGGGGCTCAGGGGTTCGCGCAGGCGAGGGGCCCAGCGGTCCTGCCAGTCCTGGGGCAGCTGGTCGGGCAGGGGGAGCTCTTGCAGGACGTGATAGAGCAGGGCCCACACCCGCACCGCCGCGTCGAAGCTGTAGCCGCCGCCCAGGGTGAAGATGGCCTTGCCTGCGGCGAACTCGCGGGCGTACTGCCGCAGCAGCGGGAAGATTTTGCCATAGCTGCGGGTGGTGAGCAGCAGCTCGGCCAGGGGGTCTTGGAAGTGGGCGTCGGCTCCGCACTGGATGACCAGCGCGTCGGGGCGGAACCAGGAGAGGGCGGCTTCACTGACCTGTTGGAAGACCTCGAGGTAGCTCTCGTCCTCGCTGAAGGGTTCCAGCGGCACGTTGAGTTTGCGCCCCGCACCCGCTCCCCGCCCGATCTCGTGGATGGCCCCGGTGCCGGGAAAGAGGTAGCGCCCGGACTCGTGGAAGGAGAGGGTGAGCACCTCGGCTTCGTCGTAGTGGATCCACTGCACCCCGTCGCCGTGGTGCACATCGATATCGATGTAAGCCACCCGCATCCCCGCTTTCGTGAGGTGGCGGATGGCTATCGCGAGGTCGTTGTAGACGCAGAAGCCCGAAGCCTGGTCGTATTGGGCGTGGTGCAGACCGCCGCCTAAGTGCAGCACTTCCCCGGCTCCACCCAGGACCAAGCGAGCGGCCTCGAGCGCTCCACCCACCAGCCAGCGGGCTGCCTCGTCCATGCCGGGGAAGACCGGGGTGTCGCCGGTGCCCAGGCCGTAGTGCACCAAGTCGGGGGACTCCTCGCCCTGGCTGGCTGCTTCCACCCGCCGCACGAAGCGCTCGGAGTGCACGCTTAGCACCTCCTCGCGTGAAGCCTGGGGGGCGCATGGGGGGTGATGGGGTGGCCCAGGCTCTTCAGCAGGTCCAGCAGCATCTCCAGCCGCAGCGGGCTGAAGGGGTGCTGCGGGCCGAAGGAATACTTCAGATAACCGGGGTGATAGACGACCGGCACCATGCCCTACATCCAGGGTTTTTCCGGCGGCCACAGCACCTCGAGCCCCTGCTGGCGCAGCTCCTCGGCAAGGGCGCGGGTGTTCTGGGTGTTGACCCGCAACACGCTGCGCACCCACAACGGGTCTTCGGGGTAGGTCAGCAGCGAGTGTACGTTGACGCCCTGGTCGGCCAGGTAGCCCGTGAGCAGGGCCAGTTGACCGGGCTCGTCGGGCAGGCGCAGCTCGAGGCGCCCGCTGGGCTTTTCCACCCCGGTGAGCTTGAGCAGCGCGTCCAGCAGGTCGATGCCGGTTACGATGCCCACCAGCTCGTCGTTCTCGAGCACCGGCAGACAGCCGATCTTGCGCGTGCGCATGGTGCGGGCCGCTTCTTCCACAGGGTCGAGCGGGTCGGCGGTGACTACGGGATGGCTCATCACTTTGCTCACCGGGGTGTTGGGTGAGGCCGCCGAGTCCTTCGCCAGCGGGCTACAGGCCAGCCGCACGTCGCGGTCGGTGATCACCCCCACCACCCGCCCCTCGCGCACTACCGGCAGGTGGCGCACCCGTTTGGCGTACATCAGCTCGTGCGCCTCCTGCAGGCTCAGCTCCTCCGGCACGGTCAGCACCGGGCTGTTCATGACGTCCTTGACCAGCATGGTCTCTACACTGTACTCCTAAAGAGTTCTACGTCGCACACAATACGCCCGCGCTACAGGTCTTCGGCAATCGAGGCCGATGTCGGCGGCAACAAAACCCCCGCGGCAGCGCGGGGGTTTGGAGGTCGCAGCCGCTCAGCTTTGGGGGCGGCTGCCCAGGCGCAGGCTGAGGCCCAGCAGGAAGCCGGCTCCCAGGGCGAGCAGGGCGGTGAGCAGCACCCGTCCGATGGGGTTGTGGTAGGGGCGGTTGAGCACCGAAGCCGCCGTGGCCAGGTTGTTGAGGTCAATGGCGTTCCAAATCAGGAAGATCCCCGCCAGCAGCAATAGCAGCAGACCGAGGTACAGGGCGACCTTGCTCAATACGTTTCCCATGTGAACAGTCTAGCGCAATCGGGGTGGGAATATCGCCCTGCTCTAAATCGATCGAGGTGTGCAGCGTACAGCCACTGCGCTTCAGCGCTCATCGCGCCACCAGCACTTCTTCGTACAGCGCTTCGTACTGGGCGGTGATGTGGTCGGGGTGGAAGCGCTCGGCGGCGTACCGGCGGGCAATCTGCCGCATTTGGGGGAGCTCGTCGGCGGTGAGCACTTCGACGGCGGCGCTGGCGTAGGCCTCGAGGTCGCCCAACTCCACCAGCCGCCCCACCGCCGGGTTGATCAGCTCGGGGATGCCGCCCACGCGGGTGCTGACCACGGGAACTCCGCAGGCCAGGGCCTCGAGCGCAGCCTGTCCGAAGGATTCCTCCTCCGACATCAGCAAGAACAGGTCGGCGGCCCCGATGACGTACTCGGGGTGGGGGCTGGGGGGCAGAAAGCTCACGTAGCGGCCCAAGTTCAGCTCCTCCACCACCCGCCTGGCCTCGGCTTCCTCGGGACCTTTGCCCAGCAGTACCAGGCGGGCTTTGACCCGCTGGCGAATCTTGAAGAAAGCCCGCACGATGTCGGGTACGCGCTTGACCGAGCGAAAGTTGGAGGCGTGGACGAGGAGGTACTCGTCTTCGGCGGCGTATTCGCCCCGGCGTTCGGGAAAAGGGCGAAAGCGCTCGATGTCTACGGCGTTGTAGATCACCCTGGGCTTGACCCCGAAGGCCCACCTGGCCCTCAGCGCCAGGTTCCAGGAGACGGCGGTGACGGCACAGGCGCGGCGCAGAAATTTGGCGGTGACGTTGCGGTAAACGCTGTCCTGGCCCAGGATGCTCACGTCGGAGCCGTGTAGGGTGTGGATGGTGGGGATGTGGCCCTCGCTGGCCAGCCAGGCGGCGGCGGCGTGGGGAATGGCGTAGTGGGTATGGATGGCCTCGAGCCTCACCTCCCGCATGGCCCGCTCGAGGGCCCCCGCCAGGGCCAGCTCGTATAGCGGCCCCGGAAAGACCGGGTAGTAGGGCATCTCCACCTTCCAGAACCGCACCCCGCTCTTCTCGTCAAAGCGGAAGGGGCGCTCGGTGGCGAAGAGCCAGACTTCGTGCCCACGCCGGGCCAGACGCTGGGCCAGCTCGGTAGCGACGATCCCGCTACCTCCTAGGCTGGCGTAGGCCACCATTCCTAAACGCACCCCCCCAGTTTAGCTAGCCTACGCTCCCAGACCGTGAGGGGGAGCACGGCGGAGGTCTCGAGCCAGCCTTGCTACAGCCCTCATGTCTGCTAAGCCCCCTTCGCTTGATTTTGCCTCATCTGGGGCGTATCGGGATGGCCGACCGAAGGGAGGGGTCTTTGCTGAGGTTTTCACGCATCCCCAGTGCGGCGGGTTGCGCCTCACCGCGCGAGGCGCAGGGGTGAGAAACGCGATCAGTGACCTGGCTCTTCGCGCACCAGCGCCAGCAGGCTCAGGCCCAGGGCGAAGACGCCTGCGAGCAAGAGCCAGCCTGTGGCGTAGCTGCCGCTGCGTTCGACCACCAAACCGAAGATGGGGGGAGCCGCGGCAATCCCGATGGAGGTGAACACCAGCCCCAAGCCCACCACCCGCCCCTCGAGGCCTGGGGGTGAGAGCTCGGTCAGGAGGGAGAAGTGCAGGCCCTGCCAGCCCAGGGCTGTTGCGCCGTACAGCACCACCACGCCAGCCTTCAGCCACAGCGGGGTGCTGATGGGTAGCCAGCTCAGCGATAGCGCACACAAGGTCGCCAGCCCCACGATGCCCAGCAGCAGGGGTTTGCGCTGCCCCCCCAGGCGGTCGGAGAGCCCGGCCCAGAAGACCCGGCTCAGCGCCCCGGCCAGGTTGGCCGCCGTCAGCAAGGCTGCCCCCTGCAATTCGGGGATGCCGAAGCGTTCCCGCAGGAAGAGGATGAGGTAGGTGATCATGATGAACTGTCCCGTGGGCAGCGTGACCCCGGCCACCGCTGCCAGGACGATGTTGCGTTCGGCCAGGATGCGCCGCAAGCCCGAGCGGCCCGTGCGGGCTTGCGGCCCCCGGCGAACGTTCTCGCGGTAGAGCCTCGAGGTGAGCCAGCCCGCCAGCACCGCCACCAACCCCGCCACCCCCGAGGCCCAGCGCCACCCGAAGTACTCGGCTATCGGAGCCAAAAACCCCGAGGCCAGCGCTCCGCCCAGCGGCACGGCCATCTGGCGCAGCCCGATCACCAGTCCGCGTTGTTGGGGAGGGAAAGCCTGGGCCACCGCCTGCGACCCCGCCGGCGTGGAGCAGGCCACTACCAGGCCCACCAGCACCAAAAGCATCAGGAACAGCGCTTGCTCACGCGCTACCAGCGGGATCAGTAGCGTCAAGGCGGCTGCCGCCAGCGAGGCCAGGATCAGCACCTGGCGGCTGCCAAAGCGGTCGGTCAGCCAGCCCGCCGGCAGTGCGCCCAGCATGGTGCCCAGGTAGATGAAGGTGTTGAGCAGGCCCACAGCCGTGAGCGACAGCCCTAAGTCGTCGCGTAGGTAGGGCGTGAGGGTGGGGTAGACAAAGCCGATGGCCGAAATGGCCGACCCGGCGGTCATGGCGGCAGCGAGCACGGCCCAGGGCGACATGGGTGCTCAATCTCGCGTGTGCCGGCGGATGAACTCTCCAATATGCCGGGCGGCTTCGCGCAGCACGGGCTCGGGCTGCACCAGCGCGAAGCGCACATATCCCACCCCGCCGGGGCCGAAGCTGCGGCCAGGGTTGAGGGCCACGCCGGTCTCGGCGACCAGCTTCAAGCAGAACTCGAGGTCGTCCAGGCCCAAGCCTGCGGGTAGGCGATTCCACAGGTACATGCAGGCCTGGGGCCGCTTGCAGTGCCAGCCAATTTCACCCAACGCCTGAACCATCGCCTCGGCGCGGGCTTTCCAGATGAGCGCTTCTTGTTTTAAACGCTCCTCGGGCAGCTCGAGGCAGGCCATGCCCATGCGCTGGATGCCGAGGTACTGGTTGAAGTCGATGGGGCCCT
Encoded proteins:
- a CDS encoding acyl-CoA dehydrogenase family protein, with protein sequence MLDYLGLYELFTPEEREIQRSSRRFLDDVALPHIGQWWEEGTFPTHLIRRFGEMGFLGPTIPTEYGGAGVSSAAYGLIAYELERIDSGLRSFCSVQSSLVMYPIYAFGSEEQKREYLPRLATGELVGCFGLTEEGGGSDPDGNMKTRARKDGEHYVLTGSKMWITNGNLAHLAIVWAKDDAGVVRGFIVPTDTPGFKANEVKHKASLRASVTSELVLEEVRVPASAMLPGVQGLKGPLSCLTQARFGIAWGALGALEAVYTEALGFVQTRTTFGKPIGSRQLVQEKLVRMLSDHSKGLLVAWRLAQLKDTGKLRPQQVSLGKRDNVRAALNGARAAREILGGSGITLEYHAIRHMLNLETVDTYEGTHDIHTLILGRDITGLSALE
- the ade gene encoding adenine deaminase; its protein translation is MQRQTLIHLLEVARGDTPADLVLSNARVLNVFTGEIYPAAVAIAGGFIAGVGEGYVGREVHDLGGRFLVPGLIDAHIHIESTLSLPYELARVIVPRGTTTLVADPHEIANVCGLEGIRFMLEASEGLPLDCLFMLPSCVPASPLSSSGAVLEAADLLKLWGTHPRLLGLAEFMNVPGVVLGDPQCLDKLMAFQGERIDGHAPGLGGKWLQAYAAAGPATDHESTSAEEALEKLRAGLHVLVREGTVTRDLEALLPLINEKTAPRMAFCTDDRHPEDLLDEGHLDFVVRRAVKLGLDPVTAIQMATLGAANAHRLRDRGAIAPGRRADLVVTSRLEDFRAERVYSAGRWVAEHGEPVGEWLHPQADLRQVRNTVRVDLSRVSLDIPAQGGWVRAIGVIPRKVVTEERVRPARIVGGLAQADPEGDLLKLAVVNRYGGQGVGLGFVHGLGLRRGAIAGTVGHDSHNLTCAGADDESMRTAMRALAEAGGGYAVALGEEVLALTPLPVAGLMSDRPMPEVRAQIERLLAATKQLGTPLHDPMMHVAFLPLEVIPKLKLTDKGLVDVEKFGFVSLWAG
- a CDS encoding histone deacetylase, with amino-acid sequence MKARAYSAALSLPPVAGFAQLWEVIREELEEVLELRPSPAARLEELALAHDQGYLHHVFGEGLSRAESLRLGRHFSPELLQRALYSAGGTLAALEDALQGGLGLNLGGGTHHAYPAHAEGYSLFNDVAVAIAKARAEGFGGRVLVVDLDVHQGNGTAVFFQSDPSVFTLSLHAQHNYPQLKERSDLDVALPDATGDAEYLAALEPALERAFAFRPDLVFFNSGVDVLAGDRLGRLALSLDGLIERNRRVYQKVRESGAALVVVGGGGYHPDLRLLAEARIQTYRLAVAELWSVTRGG
- a CDS encoding CBS and ACT domain-containing protein; this encodes MLVKDVMNSPVLTVPEELSLQEAHELMYAKRVRHLPVVREGRVVGVITDRDVRLACSPLAKDSAASPNTPVSKVMSHPVVTADPLDPVEEAARTMRTRKIGCLPVLENDELVGIVTGIDLLDALLKLTGVEKPSGRLELRLPDEPGQLALLTGYLADQGVNVHSLLTYPEDPLWVRSVLRVNTQNTRALAEELRQQGLEVLWPPEKPWM
- the bshA gene encoding N-acetyl-alpha-D-glucosaminyl L-malate synthase BshA, yielding MVAYASLGGSGIVATELAQRLARRGHEVWLFATERPFRFDEKSGVRFWKVEMPYYPVFPGPLYELALAGALERAMREVRLEAIHTHYAIPHAAAAWLASEGHIPTIHTLHGSDVSILGQDSVYRNVTAKFLRRACAVTAVSWNLALRARWAFGVKPRVIYNAVDIERFRPFPERRGEYAAEDEYLLVHASNFRSVKRVPDIVRAFFKIRQRVKARLVLLGKGPEEAEARRVVEELNLGRYVSFLPPSPHPEYVIGAADLFLLMSEEESFGQAALEALACGVPVVSTRVGGIPELINPAVGRLVELGDLEAYASAAVEVLTADELPQMRQIARRYAAERFHPDHITAQYEALYEEVLVAR
- a CDS encoding MFS transporter, whose amino-acid sequence is MSPWAVLAAAMTAGSAISAIGFVYPTLTPYLRDDLGLSLTAVGLLNTFIYLGTMLGALPAGWLTDRFGSRQVLILASLAAAALTLLIPLVAREQALFLMLLVLVGLVVACSTPAGSQAVAQAFPPQQRGLVIGLRQMAVPLGGALASGFLAPIAEYFGWRWASGVAGLVAVLAGWLTSRLYRENVRRGPQARTGRSGLRRILAERNIVLAAVAGVTLPTGQFIMITYLILFLRERFGIPELQGAALLTAANLAGALSRVFWAGLSDRLGGQRKPLLLGIVGLATLCALSLSWLPISTPLWLKAGVVVLYGATALGWQGLHFSLLTELSPPGLEGRVVGLGLVFTSIGIAAAPPIFGLVVERSGSYATGWLLLAGVFALGLSLLALVREEPGH